The nucleotide window CCTGTCTTCTGCGACTCAGATATGTATGCAAACATGAAGCTAACAAGTTAACCGTTATTTTCGACAAAAGCTTCGGAATGGCAGCGTTTTGTGCTGGCTTGGTTCTAGAGAAGAGTCTTACTAATTCTCAAGTTTTCCGAATTAGAAATCCTGCAACCCATCAGGTACTTTACTTGCCTAATGCACATGAGGGTACCAGGAATATGGACTTTGCTTTGAACCCATCCACTCATGAGTGTAAACTGGTATGTTTTTATGGCAAAGACAGTGAAGTTGGTTTTGAGGTGTTAACTATTGGGAAGGATGAGCAATGGAGGCCAATGAAACACCCAAACACAGATTTGCTGAAACATCGTGGCAAACCAGCGCTACAAATTTATAGAGGATCATCTTTTAAGTGTGAGGGGCGTGGTCACTTTGTCCAGGTTACTGGAGATGTGAAAGATTGGAACCTGAAAATTCACTCTCTTGATATTTTGAGTGAATGTTTCATTACTAATACCGTGCCCCGGGGATTTTATGTAAATTGGTGGGACAGTTTGGTTTTCTATTGGAATGACTGTGTAGCTGTTGCTGATATAGGAGAGGAAAAACTTACCGTGCTGGTGTTGGAGGACTACAAGCAGCACAAATGGAGTAAAAAGACGGTCCGGGTGACATTTTCAGAGGATCACATGACACTGCTGAAGGATCcattttttgttatcaatgCTCATTCTGATGgccttaattttcattttaaggACAGATTTATTCACTATGATCTGAAGAGGGAGACAATTGAGAAGGTAAATATTCGCCTGGGAATCAACTTCTGTTTGGTGAAGCCAAGCCTGATAGCTCTTAAGGGAATGAAAACAGGAAAGGTTGCCTGCAGCATTTGAATGCAGGTTGAAGGAAAATGTTCTTATTTGGTCGGATTAATTAGGACCAAATGCTTCTACCAGTAGATGCAACATCCCTACGGAAGATCAGCCGCATATTATAGGAAATTATTGCGCTCATGCTTAGGATTTGAACCTGTAAACATTTGAGATGTTGGCATTATTATTGGGTGGGATGATAATTAATTGCATGTTTTCTATATCTTTGTGTGTTTCATTCTTGTATCTAATTAGTCtcagttttcctttttccttttgaatttattttttattaataatttggaGCCTGCTTCCCTGCCCTCTACCTGAATTTTCTTTACCTGCCCACAAAATGATACAATAAGTTGAAAGCATTGTTGCTTTCAGGGGGGTCTTAGTGTAAGTGAAGGGACTGTTGCTATATGGTAGTTTTTCACTATGGCTCCATTGTCATGTTTAGGGCTCTTTTGGGATTGCTTATCTAGGAAGTACTTCTACTCATAAGCGCTTCTAACAAAAGcacttttattataaaaatcttgaattttcataaaaaatccaaatgctTCCTTAAAAAGCACTTAGGAGTGCTTCCTGAAGAAGCATATAGCAGGTGCTTTTCCAGAAAACACTTCTATGACCCAGAATAGCTTCTAAACTTTTGTGCCAAACGCTGTCAGAAGCACTTTTAGTTGTTAGAAAACGCTTTTAGCTTTTCCAGAAGCACTCCCAAATAGACCATTAATGTTTCGGCAACATGGGATCGATGGGTATCTAAAAATTGTGGCAAATTGTGGCATAAGCCCAAACAATGgcaactgttttttttttttggggggacGAACAATGGCAACTGGTTTTTGCTCTCTGGAAGACTTGATTTTCCCTTGCAAAGAGCAGTATATATACTTACAAAATTTGTCTCAAATGATCCAAGTGCGCCTCCATAACAAATAGTTAAAGACTTAGCCTcagattaattaataaattattgcAAATATTGCTCTTTGGAAAACCAATGGGAATTAATGACCCAATTGCTCTATGGAAATATTGCAAGAAAATTGATTATTCATTAATATGAACAACTGCAGCTTTCAAACTAATAAGCTATtatttttcagatatgttGTAACCGTAAAAAATAAGGTAATTTTCACTTTACTACCCTGAAGTTTACCGAGTTTTAGCCTTTAgtacatgaatttttttttaatttttttgtctcAGTCGCATACACAAAGTTAATTTTCCTACCACTTTCATACCTACCTTCAGTCTTGCCGTTAATAAATCTGTTAACCACTGACATGACAGTAAATATGCCATGTAGACCCACCCATACGGTGCCGCGTGATCCGCATATATtattaactaaataaataaataaataggaaGCTTAATGATAATGCCTGTTATGGGAATTTCAAAGAGTTGAAGAGGCTGACATGGCGATGAAGATCGAATTTAGCTCTAGAGGAGGACGAGTTCTCTCAAAGTGTTGGGGACTCATGTAGGACAAAATCCGGAAGTTTAAGTGTTATTAGTCTTTTTGATGGTTTTCCTAGTTTCCTGTTATTTTTAGGTTTATTTTCCCCAAAGTGTTGTGGACCAATGATGGAAGTTTAGGTTGTTACTCTTTTTGATGGTTTTCCTAGTTTccaattatttttatgtttaatttcCTTGTGCTACCTAGCCAAACAAGATATTAGATTTACTTTCCCTTTGTTGTAttttactttccttttttatgtttttcctAACTCTACTTGGATAAGACTAATGCCTATAAAAGCACTACCATAGACATGTAAATTTCAATTCGAGTTATCAATCAAACCCAAATATTAGAGATTTTCTGTACTCATCCATCCAATTCAGAACCAAATAAAGTTTCTCTGCTCATCTCTTTTGTCTGAACCCACAGCATGCAGATGGTGGAAGGGAGAGTGGATCCCATAAAAGTACCAAAGCTTCCTTTTGATATTATCAGTGAGATTTTGAGCTGGTTGCCTGTCCAGTCTTTGCTAAGATTCAGGTGCGTGTGCAAGCAATGGTGTTTGTTGTTGACTCAAGACCACCAGTTTATTGCCAAACATAGCGGCCGAGCCAGTCGTCTGCTACTTCCACGTATGTCAGGCCCAGGAAAAATTCTTTATGACGAAAACTTCAAGTTTCTTTACCATTTGTCCGGAGGCTTGTTAATGGAGATGAGCCTAAAAAATTCTCGAGTCTACAGAATCAGAAATCCTGTAACCCATCAAGTGCTTTACTTGCCTGATGCGCCTGAAGGCACGGATGAAATCGACATTGCATTTAATTCATTCACTCGTGAGTGTAAAGTGGTATGTGTTCATGGTGAAGACGGAGAAGAGGTCGGTTTTGAAGTTCTAACAGTTGGAAAGGATGAGCAATGGAGACCCCTCAAACACCCAAACCAAGACTTACTAAAGCAACATGGCAAGCAGGCgctgaaacaaaaatattggCCAGCAGCTTACAAGGCTGAAGGGCTTGGCCATTTCACTCAACTTATTTCAGACGGGAAAGATTTGTACATGGAAATTCAATCTCTTGAGATCTGGAGTGAACGTTTCACTACTAATACTGTGCCCCGGGGATTTTTTGCAGACTTGAATGAAGTTTCGGTTTTAACTTGGAATCACTGTCTAGCTGTTCGCAATATAACAGAGGAGAACCTTAATGTCTTGGTGTTAGAGGACTTCAAGGAGCACAAATGGAGTCAAAACAAGATCATCGTTCCGTTGACATTTTTAAAGGACCGCCCGGAATGGAAGGACAAAATTGTTCATGCCATTGGCATACCTAAGTCTGGTGTACTGCAATTGGCTATTAATCATGTTTACCGAGACGGTATTACTAAAACAATAATAGTTATTGACTATGATATGAGTAGCCAGACAGTAATACATGAGCGCAAACCTCCACCGCCCTTTCCATTGCCTGAAACTTGTTGGCATGATCCAAGCCTGATAGCTCTTAAAGGAATGAAATCAGAGAAGGCTGGCTTTTCTCCTGGTGATGGCTTTTTAATCTGCTTTTTCTAGCTTTAAAAATGTAACAGCCCTGCAAGAATAGTCACAGATTGTGGGAAGTTATTGTCTTTCATTCCCATGCTTGCTTAGAATTTGAGCCTGTAACATCTGGTCACAATTTGTGCCCGTAGTTTACAGATGACCTGGACCGGTTTTGGTAGTTGTTAATTCGtgtatgtttttatttgattcTTTGTATCCCATTAgtctccattttcttcttttctttcggTCTTTATCTGAATCTGGGAATCCCAAATAGCCAATTCATAAGAGCTCATGTTGATCAAGCTGTGTCTAATTCAATTTGTAGCAGTAAACTACATATACAATAAATGTTATTAACATTTTATACAAATTGCGAAGTAagggtttcaatttcaaggGGTGGAGCCTCCAAGAGGTTTCATAGCTTCAATAAGCATTTCCCTGAACCTCACCAAATTAACCTTGAGATTCTGCCCATCAACATACACAGCCCTGGCAGCCTGATAGCCCTTCAAGAATATACACATGGCCATAGACAATAATAATGCGTGAACTATCCTCTGGTTTAATCTTCTACTCCAAATAACACAATCCCATTTCACTCGCCGGTCCACCATAATAGTTTTCTGAAGGCCAATCTAGCCCCAGTGGTACCACTTGCACCAGCATGCCCTGGCTGGTAAGAAGAGTGCATTTGTAAGGCCAGCACCATGAGCTCCAACCATGACACTACACAAGTTCACCAATCCGGAAAACATGTCCAAATTTGATGTCTGGGTGGGTAAGCTTTGCAGCGATGACTTGAAAGTCTAATTGTTCCATCATTCCACCATTTTATCTTCATTCAAAAACTTCCTTGTTTTGCGACGAGATATGAGAACTAGCGCTggttttttattcttctgaTCCGATGCATCCTTCATTTTCAGCATGTATGATTCTCTTAGGAACTGCTTGAACCCGAACATTAACCTCCAGGAATTTCTGTAGAATTTAGAGCTAAGTTGTCATGATATATATACTTGACCCTATGACAGCTCCAGGATAGCACTGAACACTTGCATTCTCAACTGGATTTATAAACATCATAACTGGACAATGTTGATAGAATGCATTCGTACTTGCTAACCCACCAACACTTCAAATCAGTTCTGACAAACTGAAGGTGGGATTGAAAGTGCCGGGACGTGATGAACAAGGGGACGATGGATTCATTGAACTCATGAAATAGATTTCCTGTGAAGCCCCAAGAGGAAAAAACCACATCTGGGACTTTGTGAGTAAAATTGCAAGCTGGTGGAATACTAGTGTTTCCATGTAGTATTTTCACTCGAGTCACAGCCTTCATTGCAGTCTGATCCTCTTTCCTTGCATATGGCTGAACCTTGTGTTCATCTTGGGCTTGATTGGATGGTATGTAAACTGTTAAGGCATTCTTGTCAATTAGAACTGGTTTATTAGCCAGACACACTTCAGAGTAAAGGTCAGAGTGGCAAGAAAATCCGGTTGTTTCGAGATGTATTCAATCTTCCCCTGCAGTATGCATATTCATTAATCTTCATAATCTTACATGACTtaacacaaacaaaatcagCAATCATGTATTGGATCTGTCAACCCCTTTTCGTAACAGCTGGTTAGACTTATGCTGTATTAGAAAGCAAGTAAATCAAACCTCTAGCTAGTCTTCCGAAGAGAAACTTGAGAGGCTCTTCCACTCCAATGCCTTTATCATCCTTTCTACTGTGGTCAGTACCATTCCAATTGAATAGCTGGTGCTTcccttcaatttcattctCAAATTAGTCAATTCAATGGCTATAgcaaaagaaggagaaaacaATCACCACCATAAGTCTCACATCTgaaacttgactaaataaaataaaatatataatgaatggttcaATTACTAATATCACCGgggccttttgtgataaaacctcaCACCTATTAGGCTTTGTAagtggttaagttggggaTAATATCGGTGTTAATGGTAGTAGGCCGCTGGCCTGTCTCTCTGAAATTtaatatggtatcagagcgaaTTGATTGACTAAACCTGAATTGGACCTTTACCCTTACCCAATATGTGGTAGCTTAAATGATTGACTCCGATGTAGACTTGACTCTACGTGTAGCCCACTATATAGTGGTCCCACGTGAGGGgtgtgttgaagaatataaatctcacatcggaaacttgactaaataaaatacaatatataatgaatAGTTCCACTATTAACATCATTGaggccttttgtgataaaactcTACACCTATTATTAGTGTTGCTAGTAGTGAGTTGCCGACCCGTCTCTCTGAAATTTAACAACCATGGCCTAACTAAAGAAATATTACTGCTGCAATTGCAAATTAAGTACGCACTTGCATGTACCAAAGGGTTCATATTGGAGGTAATGCAACATAAAGCAAACCAATTGTAAGCAACCAAATCACTGAAATTGCACCAAACATAAAGCAAACCAATTGTAAGCAACCAAATCACTGAAATTGCACCGAgcaccctttttttttggataagaaaaaaggaaatcaCAAACAGAAACCACTCGAGCATGCAGGCCCAAACAGGTCGAAGAAGAAAGGAACCGAACAATTCAAAGGCAAGCCCGATTCCCACAGCTTAGAAGGGTTGAGCCCATGGCCCATATTTGCAACAGCATCTACCGTGAAGTTCGCCTCGCGATAGATATGATTGAAGGATGCACCAAGCACCCTTGTTTTGGTCTCCTTGGTCATCCTTCATTGATCCAAAATCCTTTCATGGCATATTTACTAATCCGTAATTGGAttaggaggaattgaattgaggatgaattgaattgataaggaggagttgaattgaggagaattagattccggattcctattgaagttgtttactaaaccatatggattGAGGGGAGTTAGATGccggattcctattgaagttgtttactaaatcatATGGAATTGGGGTAAGAGTGgtactaattactaaaatatcCTCGTTGTTAGGTTAAAGtagatgacaaatttggaattttaaaaattgtgtgaggatataattggtaaaaatgatgaatttctAATGGGTTAGTTCTCGaggaattagaataccacctcCCACCCAAAAATTGAATACCTCCAAAATCAAGacttcaattcctaattttgtgtggaCCCCCACTTACTTTTCAATTCTTCGATATAAAGTAAACACAGCAATCCTCCATAtatggaattcaattcctgattAGTAAACACATTATCAAAGTTTTCAAGTCAAATATGAAACAAACAAGAAGATGACAACCTAGAAATATCCTGCCATCTATAATTCAAGTGTCCAATATTATTTTCGGACTGcgcaattttgtttctttccacTTTGTTAGCCTGCAGccatcaacttttttttattcgtaattatttataataatataataaacttGTAAAATAGAGCAACGTGTGCTAAACCAATTTTTGGTTACTTCTGCTGGATTCAAATAAACACAATATATTTGTTAAGGGTCgtttgttcttcattttttattgcTCAATATAGTTCAATTTGCTTCAAAATAGGCAGCTTGGACTATGAGATGAATGAGCCTATGGACTTGAGAATGACAGTAAACTCTATCGGTCTATCTCATATCATTAAAACGAGATAAAACAAGATAAGGAAACTATAGAAGAGAACTTTGGGTAGCGTTTATCAGGATTCATCATTGGACTGATTccaatttctgtttttcttgtgTTTACTAAAACATATAGGTATTTTGAGTTATTCCAAAATCTGACTTCCCTTACATTTACTAATACATAAAGAAACTATAGAAACTTTAAATAGAGAACTTTGGGCATGCACCTTTTATCAATGGCCATTGGAGTGATTCCAATTCCTATTTCTCTTGTGTTTACTAAAACATGGGTATTGGAGTTATTCCAAAACCTAACTTCCATTAAATTTACTAACACATAAGGaatcaaaaaattatgtaGATTCTATGTTAAATCTGTAATCAAATAccttaaaaaatatgaatgggATTAACAAGGGGGAGTAGTTAATCCTATTCCAATTCCCTTATTCCCCTATCTAAGTTCCTTGATTTATGGCTTCTCTTATTAATTCCTGATAAGTAAATATATC belongs to Prunus persica cultivar Lovell chromosome G4, Prunus_persica_NCBIv2, whole genome shotgun sequence and includes:
- the LOC18778721 gene encoding F-box/kelch-repeat protein At4g19930, whose translation is MVRCYQRNKIIMMRRADPVKASKKLPFDIITEILTWLPIDSLVRFKRVCKNWYFLIVHDRKFIAKHMERTCLLRLRYVCKHEANKLTVIFDKSFGMAAFCAGLVLEKSLTNSQVFRIRNPATHQVLYLPNAHEGTRNMDFALNPSTHECKLVCFYGKDSEVGFEVLTIGKDEQWRPMKHPNTDLLKHRGKPALQIYRGSSFKCEGRGHFVQVTGDVKDWNLKIHSLDILSECFITNTVPRGFYVNWWDSLVFYWNDCVAVADIGEEKLTVLVLEDYKQHKWSKKTVRVTFSEDHMTLLKDPFFVINAHSDGLNFHFKDRFIHYDLKRETIEKVNIRLGINFCLVKPSLIALKGMKTGKVACSI
- the LOC18779658 gene encoding putative F-box protein At1g50870, translated to MVEGRVDPIKVPKLPFDIISEILSWLPVQSLLRFRCVCKQWCLLLTQDHQFIAKHSGRASRLLLPRMSGPGKILYDENFKFLYHLSGGLLMEMSLKNSRVYRIRNPVTHQVLYLPDAPEGTDEIDIAFNSFTRECKVVCVHGEDGEEVGFEVLTVGKDEQWRPLKHPNQDLLKQHGKQALKQKYWPAAYKAEGLGHFTQLISDGKDLYMEIQSLEIWSERFTTNTVPRGFFADLNEVSVLTWNHCLAVRNITEENLNVLVLEDFKEHKWSQNKIIVPLTFLKDRPEWKDKIVHAIGIPKSGVLQLAINHVYRDGITKTIIVIDYDMSSQTVIHERKPPPPFPLPETCWHDPSLIALKGMKSEKAGFSPGDGFLICFF